A window from Lates calcarifer isolate ASB-BC8 linkage group LG7_2, TLL_Latcal_v3, whole genome shotgun sequence encodes these proteins:
- the ccdc28a gene encoding coiled-coil domain-containing protein 28A → MEERKLKRKSPRTSTNSAAPTGGSGRKSSASAGGRHVGYNTGTHSSQKSKNRRGVRDKPRYQVGLGGKASQNQGQAAPIIQHSFLTDVSDVQEMENGLLSLLNDFHSGKLQAFGNECSIGQMEHVREMQEKLARLHFDLYGEVDEMPEDQRKMACDTNMDKLLLNLEELSSSIQKLNLADTQEIPRTASM, encoded by the exons ATGGAGGAGCGAAAGCTAAAGAGAAAGAGTCCCAGGACCTCCACTAACTCGGCGGCTCCGACCGGTGGCTCTGGCCGGAAGAGCAGCGCTTCCGCCGGGGGACGGCACGTCGGCTACAATACAGGGACCCACTCCAGCCAAAAGAGCAAGAACAGGAG GGGGGTCAGGGATAAACCCAGGTATCAGGTGGGTTTGGGTGGTAAAGCCAGTCAGAACCAGGGCCAGGCAGCACCTATCATCCAGCACTCCTTTCTGACCGATGTTTCAGATGTACAGGAGATGGAGAATGGCCTGCTCAGTCTCCTCAATGACTTCCACTCAGGGAAACTACAAGCATTTG GCAATGAGTGCTCCATTGGCCAGATGGAGCATGTGAGAGAGATGCAGGAGAAGCTGGCCCGTTTGCACTTTGACCTCTATGGTGAGGTGGACGAAATGCCTGAGGACCAGAGGAAAATGGCCTGTGACACCAACATGGACAAGTTACTTCTTAAT CTTGAGGAGCTGAGCTCATCTAT TCAGAAGCTGAACCTAGCCGACACCCAAGAGATCCCGAGGACTGCCAGCAtgtga
- the LOC108873009 gene encoding epithelial cell-transforming sequence 2 oncogene-like produces METNLKSTLHSVKRWQLNGTDYEPQQAHSLRSETRFSTWTPLNNKQSNLQLFEERMNLVLHWFDLWTDKQRKHLLHTLLTRCTTSQLKYCSDLLIETVPVTRVDFTAVLPRFLSLYVMSFLSPRDLCTAAQVSWHWRVLAEQDCIWAGRCIRRGWFLPYTPGEKEFGAWKNHYVSCVSTLDWLTPREATEQYGTLNQRSTGMTEEEEERKKERKIRQMIREKLQEEKRQSMRTRRAWGSYTKQEGVRGGSTQTGRPSSGLTFSSWPSLSWPPRTVGSSSLSLSLDGGQSTSAAQSVERVQTSTSSSERLNQASGALSSFTHRPALQQTVSPIYRTSPALLLLISNRIPAYELVLSGVKAGVIVVVYDHRGTLSALLTQAERAISGHRAQRLGLLAPGGTEEIHLLHSSSLSEKTLLTPDHREFWEKLCGWVVPTEDGGGIDIFSPLAASVSGVALIQTLSTLTGLEVWAPMGLATGGFQNILSEWSDSSVCTGVSNQQPAAPAFQYVCESVLQGWCRQAKWMEDVLRELRACLGPQLQQVSLQARGRALGHFLWERICLEDLCVSKDLSEALTEGLTALTRHEETRPLEFLALFLTRWSEGKEREESNGEDKRKTKGADDFSLAPHSSQRLLPEQTVVDWRGVIARELHHSECLYLGRLGTVLKVYQEPLTAALNSNRAILSYADIQIILSPVSHILELNRVFQVDLQARLQQWGAEQCIGDVFVKLCSSLRVYTNYLNNYTTALCTIDKCREIKPAFRAFLKRVDRTLATHMLSLQELLLCPVWRIQEYVTLLQALSLHTHAGHPDHTHLSSALSTLLRYRAFIQKLKRNSERDRLMEETQQMIQGCPNLSEGNRQLIITQDAALLRSPDEQIPDSLRTYEQVSDVGLFLFNDALVLTRRNVHHTPFTLCHRSTHTFLASVALASLAVREITHTRYVCHAFVLKGPCRSWVCATERAEERDHFLSVLRSAINSALTEHQ; encoded by the exons ATGGAGACGAACCTGAAATCAACTCTGCACTCGGTGAAGCGGTGGCAGCTCAACGGGACGGACTATGAACCGCAGCAAGCTCACAGCCTACGGTCCGAAACCCGCTTCAGCACCTGGACTCCTCTGAACAACAAGCAGAGCAACCTGCAG TTATTTGAGGAGAGGATGAACCTTGTGCTCCACTGGTTTGATCTGTGGACTGACaagcagaggaaacacctgCTGCACACTCTGCTCACACGCTGCACCACGTCACAGCTCAA GTACTGTAGTGATTTGCTGATTGAGACAGTTCCTGTGACTCGAGTGGACTTCACAGCGGTGCTGCCTCGGTTTCTGTCCCTGTATGTGATGTCGTTCCTGTCCCCTCGCGACCTCTGCACCGCCGCTCAAGTCAGCTGGCACTGGAGGGTCCTGGCTGAGCAG gacTGTATCTGGGCAGGCCGATGCATCCGAAGAGGCTGGTTCCTTCCCTACACTCCTGGAGAAAAAGAGTTTGGAGCTTGGAAGAATCACTATGTCTCCTGTGTGTCCACGCTGGACTGGCTCACTCCCCGCGAGGCGACAGAGCAGTACGGGACCCTCAACCAGCGAAGCACGGGGatgacggaggaggaggaggagaggaagaaggagaggaagatcAGGCAAATGATCAGAGAGAAACTTCAGGAGGAGAAGA GACAGTCCATGAGAACCAGGAGAGCATGGGGCAGCTACACAAAGCAAGAGGGAGTCAGAGGTGGAAGTACCCAAACAGGGAGGCCTAGCTCTGGCCTGACATTTAGCTCTTGGCCCTCCCTCTCCTGGCCTCCAAGGACTGTTGGGTCTTCTAGCCTCTCTCTTAGCCTGGATGGGGGACAGTCCACCAGTGCAGCTCAGAGTGTGGAGAGAGTCCAGACCTCCACTTCATCCAG TGAAAGACTGAACCAAGCCAGTGGAGCGCTGTCCTCCTTCACCCACAGACCTGCTCTACAGCAGACAGTCTCACCCATCTATCGCACCTCCCCTGCCCTCTTATTGCTGATCTCCAACAGAATTCCTGCTTATGAG TTGGTGCTAAGCGGTGTGAAAGCAGGAGTGATTGTGGTTGTGTATGACCACAGAGGGACACTCTCAGCTCTGTTAACCCAGGCGGAGAGGGCTATTTCTGGGCACAGAGCTCAGAGGCTGGGCCTGCTAGCTCCAGGAGGGACGGAGGAAATCCATCTGCTTCACA GTAGTAGCTTGTCAGAGAAGACTTTACTGACCCCTGACCATAGAGAATTCTGGGAAAAactgtgtgggtgggtggtgccaactgaggatggaggaggaattGACATTTTCTCCCCACTGGCTGCATCTG TGTCAGGAGTGGCTCTCATCCAGACTCTCTCTACTCTGACTGGTCTGGAGGTCTGGGCGCCAATGGGTCTTGCCACTGGAGGTTTCCAGAACA TCCTGAGCGAGTggtctgacagcagtgtttgtACCGGGGTATCAAACCAACAACCAGCGGCCCCTGCGttccagtatgtgtgtgagagtgtacTGCAGGGCTGGTGCAGACAGGCTAAGTGGATGGAGGATGTTCTAAGGGAGCTGAGGGCCTGCCTGGGGCCACAGCTACAGCAGGTCAGCCTCCAGGCCAGAGGCCGAGCTCTGG GTCATTTTCTGTGGGAGAGGATCTGCCTTGAGGATCTTTGTGTGTCTAAAGATCTAAGTGAGGCTCTGACTGAGGGACTCACTGCTCTCACCAGACATGAAGAG ACCAGACCTTTGGAGTTTCTTGCCCTCTTCCTGACAAGATGGAgtgaggggaaggagagagaggagagtaaTGGAGAAGACAAGAGGAAAACCAAAGGAGCAGATGATTTTTCATTGGCACCACACAGCTCACAGAGATTACTACCTGAACAA aCGGTGGTAGATTGGAGAGGTGTAATTGCCAGAGAGCTGCACCATAGTGAGTGTCTTTATCTGGGGAGACTTGGGACTGTGCTGAAG GTGTACCAGGAGCCTCTTACAGCAGCTCTGAACTCCAACAGAGCCATTCTCAGCTACGCTGACATCCAGATAATCCTCAGCCCTGTCTCACATATACTAGAGCtcaacag agtGTTTCAGGTAGATTTACAGGCAAGGCTGCAGCAGTGGGGTGCAGAGCAGTGTATTGGAGATGTGTTTGTCAAACTGTGTTCAAGTCTTAGAGTCTACACCAACTACCTGAACAACTACACCACTGCCCTGTGCACCATCGACAAG tgcaggGAGATAAAACCTGCATTTCGGGCCTTCCTGAAGAGAGTAGACAGAACTCTTGCGACACATATGCTGAG cctgcaggagctgctgctgtgtccaGTGTGGAGAATACAGGAGTATGTGACTCTGCTTCAGGCTCtgtctttacacacacacgccgGTCACCCAgaccacacacacctctcctctGCCCTCAGCACCCTGCTGCGCTACAGAGCATTCATACAGAAG ttGAAGCGTaactcagagagagacagactgatggaGGAAACGCAGCAGATGATCCAAGGCTGTCCG AACCTCAGTGAAGGAAACAGGCAGCTGATAATAACTCAGGATGCTGCTTTGCTCAGAAGTCCTGATGAACAGATTCCAGACTCTCTCAG GACCTATGAGCAGGTGTCTGACGTGGGCCTCTTCCTGTTTAATGATGCTTTGGTGCTGACACGGCGAAATGTGCATCACACACCGTTCACTTTGTGTCACCGgagcacacacactttcctggCCTCTGTGGCCCTCGCCAGCCTGGCTGTCAgagagatcacacacacacgct atgTGTGCCACGCCTTTGTCCTCAAGGGTCCTTGTCGTTCCTGGGTCTGTGCCACCGaaagagctgaggagagagatcacttcctgtctgtgctgcGTTCAGCCATCAACTCTGCTCTGACAGAACATCAGTGA
- the filip1l gene encoding filamin A-interacting protein 1-like isoform X2 produces MVVDEQQRLTEQLNQQTAKVQELSASASQAQEELSSANARLQEEEQKVFRLESELRDQACRYHQEQETMTAKLTSEDAQSRQLRQKLSTLSRQLDELEETNKTLRRAEEELQELRDKISRGECGNSSLMSELEELRKRVLEMEGKDEELIRMEDHCRDLNKKLEKEANQSRSLKAEVDKLNHRIMDLEKLEDAFSKSKQECSSLKSNLEKERTVSKVLTSELEVLQVRVKELEAAETQLGKTELTLKEDLTKLKTLTVMLVDERKAMAEKLKQMENKVQNSTGKLQAEQDKVTSVTEKLIEESKKALRSKAELEEKMCSATKERDDLKAKLRAEEEKSNDLESKINMMKKRLQSLETIEREYLRNKAKEEHIKAPIANRFQQEDNKVKDLTQEVERLRCKLKDMKVVEGDLLKTEEFESLEKRFNNEQEKAKALMEELEISRKELSKYQLAEKKECNQEHVLYKRLKDEEAKSSHLTREVAALKEKIHEYMGTEESICRMKTDHSTLQRKLTQQEVRNKELAREMETLTRELERYRRFSKSLRPGMNGRRFSDLHVATKEVQTEPLDLMSPNCKTVAPLERAVVNGKLYDESEPEENANYSNELQLTKCSPSLINNVNNLNNNMRRARVPFLKNKDTPHQVNGKVQPRQNGNHVQPGDVVLTHSPGQPLHIKVTPDHGHNTATLEITSPTTENTQSFTSTAVIPTSGGPPKQRITIIQNASISPTAKSISPTRKSKGSPMSDEPCSPDRALSPFTMATYSRAMTPDSCGSVTPDRAMSPIQIVSVTTGTPDRSHSTEPVEVVGGHAVFRVTPERQSNWQVQRSNSSGPNVITTEDNKIHIHLGSPFIQSITTPSQTLSPCHTPGLQEQRTQVLANCSTPTAKGNSKITSSIMIKPTSTPIQRPSQITIPLEAFRRPGPTRIPKPKSYSSQKGANSTAVNMGLQNKSQPPQTHLTTGKEQHAHSPAAHNNNPNLVNRRL; encoded by the exons ATGGTTGTGGATGAACAGCAGCGTCTCACTGAGCAGCTGAATCAACAAACAGCTAAGGTCCAAGAACTGAGTGCCAGTGCTTCACAAGCCCAGGAGGAGTTGAGCTCAGCTAATGCCCGTCTGCAGGAAGAGGAGCAAAAGGTCTTTCGCTTGGAGTCTGAGCTGCGTGACCAAGCTTGTCGATACCATCAGGAACAAGAGACCATGACCGCCAAATTGACCAGCGAGGATGCCCAAAGCAGGCAGCTGCGCCAGAAACTGTCAACTCTCAGCAGGCAGCTTGATGAGCTGGAGGAGACCAACAAAACCTTGCGCAGAGCCGAGGAAGAACTGCAGGAGCTGAGGGACAAAATTAGCCGCGGTGAGTGTGGAAACTCTAGCCTCATGTCTGAGCTTGAAGAGTTACGGAAAAGGGTACTTGAAATGGAGGGAAAGGATGAAGAGTTGATCAGAATGGAGGACCACTGCAGGGACCTCAACAAAAAACTGGAGAAAGAGGCCAACCAAAGCCGAAGCCTGAAGGCTGAAGTTGATAAACTGAACCACAGAATTATGGACTTAGAAAAATTAGAAGATGCATTCAGCAAGAGCAAACAAGAATGCAGCTCACTCAAAAGTAACCTGGAGAAGGAGAGGACAGTGTCAAAGGTTCTGACCAGTGAGCTGGAAGTCTTGCAAGTCAGGGTCAAAGAACTGGAGGCAGCTGAAACCCAACTGGGAAAGACAGAGCTGACACTGAAGGAAGATCTAACCAAGCTAAAGACTCTGACCGTCATGCTGGTGGATGAGAGGAAGGCAATGGCGGAGAAGCTAAAGCAAATGGAGAACAAGGTCCAGAACAGCACTGGCAAACTTCAGGCTGAGCAGGACAAAGTAACGTCAGTCACAGAGAAGCTAATTGAGGAGAGCAAGAAAGCACTGAGGTCAAAGgctgagctggaggagaaaatgtgCAGCGCTACAAAGGAAAGGGATGACTTGAAGGCCAAGTTGAgggctgaggaggaaaagagcaATGATTTGGAGTCAAAGATCAATATGATGAAGAAAAGGCTTCAATCGCTCGAGACCATAGAAAGGGAATACCTGAGAAACAAAGCTAAAGAGGAGCATATCAAAGCACCTATTGCTAACCGCTTCCAACAGGAGGACAACAAAGTAAAGGATTTGACGCAGGAGGTTGAACGCCTCAGGTGCAAATTAAAGGACATGAAAGTGGTAGAGGGTGatttattaaaaacagaggAGTTTGAATCACTGGAGAAAAGATTCAACAATGAACAAGAGAAAGCTAAAGCCTTGATGGAAGAGCTGGAAATATCCAGAAAAGAACTTTCAAAGTATCAACTGGCTGAAAAGAAAGAGTGCAACCAAGAGCACGTTCTTTATAAGCGTTTGAAGGATGAGGAGGCAAAGTCCAGTCATCTGACCAGAGAGGTAGCAGCTCTGAAAGAGAAGATTCACGAGTACATGGGAACAGAGGAGTCCATTTGCCGCATGAAAACTGACCACTCTACACTGCAAAGAAAACTGACTCAGCAGGAGGTCAGAAACAAAGAACTGGCCAGAGAAATGGAGACACTCACTCGAGAGCTTGAAAGATACAGACGATTTAGCAAAAGTCTTCGCCCTGGCATGAATGGGAGACGCTTTTCAGACCTTCATGTTGCTACCAAGGAAGTTCAGACAGAGCCACTTGACCTCATGTCTCCCAACTGCAAGACAGTGGCCCCACTGGAACGTGCTGTGGTGAACGGCAAGCTTTATGACGAGAGTGAGCctgaagaaaatgcaaattacaGCAACGAACTTCAGCTCACCAAATGCAGCCCCTCACTTATCAACAATGTAAATAACCTAAACAACAACATGAGACGAGCCCGAGTCCCattcctgaaaaacaaagacaccCCCCATCAGGTGAATGGCAAAGTGCAGCCACGGCAGAATGGCAACCACGTCCAGCCTGGAGATGTTGTGTTGACCCACAGTCCTGGCCAGCCTCTGCATATTAAAGTGACTCCTGATCACGGGCACAACACAGCAACGCTAGAAATCACCAGCCCGACCACAGAAAACACCCAGTCATTCACCAGCACTGCCGTCATACCCACAAGTGGAGGTCCACCCAAACAGAGAATTACCATCATCCAGAATGCCTCCATATCCCCCACTGCAAAATCCATTTCCCCAACAAGAAAATCTAAAGGTTCCCCTATGTCTGATGAGCCGTGTTCACCAGATAGGGCCCTATCACCTTTCACTATGGCTACATACTCCAGAGCAATGACCCCAGACTCTTGTGGCTCTGTAACACCAGACAGAGCCATGTCACCTATACAAATTGTGTCAGTCACAACGGGCACCCCTGACCGCTCCCACTCCACAGAGCCAGTGGAGGTCGTTGGAGGGCATGCCGTCTTCCGCGTGACCCCGGAAAGGCAGAGCAACTGGCAGGTCCAGAGATCTAACAGCTCGGGACCAAACGTCATCAccacagaggacaacaaaatCCACATTCACTTAGGCAGCCCCTTCATTCAGAGCATCACCACTCCGTCACAAACACTGAGTCCATGCCACACACCTGGACTCCAGGAGCAAAGGACTCAGGTGCTTGCAAACTGCAGTACTCCTACTGCCAAAGGCAACAGCAAAATCACAAGTAGCATCATGATTAAGCCCACCTCCACCCCAATCCAAAGGCCATCACAAATTACA ataCCTCTAGAAGCATTCCGACGACCAGGACCTACAAGAATCCCAAAACCGAAAAGTTACAGCTCCCAGAAAGGGGCAAACAGCACGGCAGTTAACATGGGACTGCAGAACAAGAGTCAGCCGCCACAGACTCATCTAACCACTGGGAAAGAGCAGCACGCACACTCGCCTGCAGCACACAACAACAACCCAAATCTAGTGAACCGCAGACTGTGA